One stretch of Aquimarina sp. Aq107 DNA includes these proteins:
- a CDS encoding translocation/assembly module TamB domain-containing protein — protein MKRIFLILISLFVLLVILFSIPAVQTFLGKKITNYLNDEYDVDINVGRVGLTYSGDVNLKEVFVKDHHQDTLIYAKNIATSILNIREISKGQPELGSVSIDDLTFRMKMYKGERSDNLMTFIRKFNTGKTSTSNTKFLLTTGNVTMENSKFSYIDENLSSPKIVVIRDILLDAESLKVDGEDFYITTDLLSFKDHRGLNVSNLKTGFSITPTEMNFRDLLLETMDSKVEGDIVFSYERGGLVDFENSVNISANFNKATVSTNDLIPFYKEFGKDEDLILKNTKLKGTLNDFEILDSDISGLDRSIIQGDIRIRNAVTNVSKFRLDGDLKNLTTNYYDLVNLLPNILGESLPKQLYQLGSVKGVGQTIVTIKDVDVDMDFFSQLGKIKAFVLLGDLDDVKNATYNGNVISNNFNVGQLLSKKNLGNAAFDIHVDGRGFTLDNLDTKLEGDIRKFEFNGYTYTDLNVFGNLKDPVFDGKLVSDDPNMKFSFNGVADISKEINNYDFTANVDHIDLHRLNFFTRDSISVFNGDVKMKMKGTGINDAFGTISFEKTLYKNQNASYYFDDFDITSSFDDKNVRTITVNSPDIIEGNVKGIFRFENVYDLFRNSIGSLYANFEPTEITDNEFMEFNFKIYNKIVDVFFPEIEFAPNTSIKGKVESNDSEFKLTFKSPSIKAFDNLMKEVDIQVDNKNPLFNTYVAIDSIDTKYYDVSKFSLINVTLNDTLFMRSEFKGGKNNVDNYNLEFYHTINEDNNSVLGFKKSDFTFKGYTWYANRNKSKSSNKIIFDNNFQNIDIKAIRLSHEDEEINVSGTVTGKDNKDIKATFKDVDLNKITPYIENLKLSGIVDGELKVFQDKGVYFPSSTVIIDELSVNDSNLGELRMNASGNESLTEFSVNTRLVNEEKVKTLSAIGSIDVSGKNPDMNIDVDLERFNMSGFSQLGGIVISDLRGFVSGSAKVTGDYVNPSIDGLLKLNKAGLKVPYLNVDLDFDNDSRVVLSKQRFNFDDVSITDTKYGTKGILGGYIGHQRFSKWDLGLTLNASERLLVLDTEEDEESLYYGTGFISGDATIEGPTDGLVINVNATTEEGTIFKIPLNESESIGDNSYIHFLSPEEKQARLAGKEIILEEIKGLELNFDLDVNNNALVEVVVDKKTGSSLKGRGAGTLLIEINTNGKFNMWGDFVAYEGSYNFRYGALVGKDFTVRSGGSINWDGSPTRAKLNLSAVYKTEANPAVLLENATINRKIPVEVVVDLNGELIQPDLNFNIELPNLSSVAKSELEYQLEDQATKELQALSLVTQGQFYSGNLDPTFITGNLVERAAGLVNGIFSGDDDKFTVGVNYVQGNRNVDQEAADQFGVTVSTQINNRILINGRVGVPIGGVSESVVTGDVEVEYLFNEDGTLKGKIFNRQNEIQYIGESQGYKQGLGLSYSVDFNNFGELWDKVFKSKKVKDSLSQKTKDTIDIEKPEFINFTDKNN, from the coding sequence TTGAAAAGGATATTCCTTATCCTTATTTCGCTATTTGTGCTATTAGTGATACTATTTTCTATTCCTGCAGTTCAAACTTTTTTAGGCAAAAAAATCACCAATTATCTTAATGATGAGTATGATGTAGATATTAATGTTGGTAGAGTAGGCTTGACTTATTCAGGTGATGTTAATTTAAAAGAAGTTTTTGTAAAAGATCATCATCAGGATACGTTGATATATGCTAAAAATATTGCCACCTCAATTCTGAATATAAGAGAGATTTCCAAAGGTCAACCAGAATTAGGAAGTGTTTCTATTGACGATTTAACCTTTAGAATGAAAATGTATAAAGGTGAGCGTAGCGACAACCTCATGACTTTTATTAGAAAATTTAATACAGGTAAGACTTCCACTTCTAATACTAAGTTTTTACTCACTACAGGAAATGTGACTATGGAGAATAGTAAATTTAGTTACATCGATGAAAATCTTAGTTCTCCAAAAATTGTGGTGATAAGGGATATTTTGTTGGACGCAGAAAGTTTAAAAGTAGACGGAGAGGATTTTTATATAACTACAGATTTATTATCATTTAAAGATCATAGAGGATTAAATGTTTCTAATTTAAAAACAGGGTTTTCTATTACTCCAACAGAAATGAATTTTCGAGATTTGTTATTAGAAACCATGGATTCTAAAGTTGAGGGAGATATAGTGTTCTCATATGAACGGGGTGGATTGGTTGATTTCGAAAACAGCGTTAATATCTCGGCTAATTTTAATAAAGCTACTGTTTCTACTAATGATTTAATTCCTTTTTATAAAGAGTTTGGTAAAGATGAAGATTTGATTTTAAAAAACACCAAACTAAAAGGTACGCTAAATGATTTTGAAATATTAGATTCCGATATTTCAGGATTAGATCGGTCTATCATCCAAGGAGATATTAGAATTAGAAATGCGGTAACAAATGTTTCTAAGTTTAGATTGGATGGTGATCTAAAGAATTTGACAACTAATTATTATGACTTGGTCAATTTACTACCTAACATCTTGGGAGAATCATTACCAAAACAACTTTATCAATTAGGAAGTGTAAAGGGAGTTGGACAAACAATAGTAACGATTAAAGATGTTGATGTTGATATGGACTTCTTTTCTCAGTTAGGAAAAATTAAAGCCTTCGTTTTATTAGGTGATTTAGATGATGTAAAAAATGCAACGTACAACGGAAATGTAATTTCTAATAATTTTAATGTAGGTCAATTACTAAGTAAGAAAAATCTTGGAAATGCAGCATTCGATATACATGTAGATGGAAGAGGTTTTACATTAGATAATCTTGATACCAAGCTAGAAGGAGATATTAGGAAATTCGAATTTAATGGATATACATATACCGATTTAAATGTATTTGGTAACTTAAAAGACCCTGTTTTTGATGGAAAATTAGTTTCTGATGATCCAAATATGAAATTTAGTTTTAATGGTGTAGCGGATATATCTAAAGAAATTAATAATTATGATTTTACGGCCAATGTGGATCACATCGATTTACATCGTTTAAATTTTTTTACTAGAGATAGTATTTCCGTTTTCAATGGAGATGTAAAAATGAAAATGAAAGGAACGGGTATTAATGATGCCTTTGGTACCATTTCTTTTGAGAAGACATTATATAAAAATCAAAATGCCAGTTATTACTTTGATGATTTTGATATTACTTCAAGCTTTGATGATAAAAATGTACGGACAATTACCGTAAATAGTCCTGATATTATTGAAGGTAACGTAAAAGGAATATTTAGATTTGAAAATGTATATGATCTATTCAGAAATTCTATTGGAAGTCTATATGCTAATTTTGAGCCTACAGAGATTACAGACAATGAATTTATGGAATTCAATTTTAAAATTTATAATAAGATTGTAGATGTCTTTTTTCCAGAAATTGAATTTGCTCCCAACACCTCTATAAAAGGAAAAGTAGAAAGCAATGATTCCGAATTTAAATTAACATTTAAGTCGCCATCCATTAAGGCGTTTGATAATTTAATGAAAGAAGTGGATATTCAGGTAGATAATAAAAACCCGTTATTTAATACATATGTAGCTATCGATAGTATAGATACTAAATATTATGATGTGTCTAAGTTTAGTTTGATTAATGTAACACTTAACGATACATTATTTATGCGTTCAGAATTTAAAGGAGGTAAAAATAATGTGGATAATTATAACTTAGAATTTTATCATACTATAAACGAAGATAATAATTCGGTTTTAGGATTTAAGAAATCCGATTTTACCTTTAAGGGGTATACTTGGTATGCTAATCGAAATAAGAGTAAAAGTAGTAACAAAATAATTTTTGATAATAATTTTCAGAATATAGATATTAAAGCTATTCGGTTAAGTCATGAAGATGAGGAGATAAATGTTTCAGGAACTGTTACCGGTAAGGATAATAAGGATATTAAAGCTACTTTTAAAGATGTAGATCTTAATAAAATTACACCTTATATAGAAAATTTGAAATTATCAGGAATCGTAGATGGAGAGCTTAAGGTGTTTCAAGATAAAGGAGTGTATTTTCCGAGCTCTACTGTAATAATTGATGAGTTATCAGTAAATGATTCAAATTTAGGTGAACTACGAATGAATGCTTCTGGAAATGAGTCCTTAACTGAGTTTTCTGTAAATACAAGATTGGTAAATGAAGAAAAAGTAAAAACACTTTCTGCAATTGGATCCATCGATGTTTCTGGTAAGAATCCAGATATGAATATAGATGTAGACTTAGAACGATTTAATATGTCTGGGTTTAGTCAATTAGGAGGGATTGTAATATCTGATCTTAGAGGTTTCGTAAGCGGTAGTGCTAAGGTTACTGGTGATTATGTGAACCCATCGATTGATGGTTTATTAAAGCTTAATAAAGCAGGTTTAAAAGTACCATATTTAAATGTCGATCTTGATTTTGATAATGACTCTAGGGTAGTGTTAAGTAAGCAACGTTTTAATTTTGATGATGTTTCTATTACAGATACTAAATATGGTACCAAAGGTATTTTAGGAGGATATATTGGCCATCAGCGTTTTTCTAAGTGGGATTTGGGTCTTACATTAAATGCTAGTGAACGATTATTGGTCTTGGATACCGAAGAGGATGAAGAGTCTTTGTATTACGGAACTGGTTTTATTAGTGGAGATGCAACTATTGAAGGTCCTACGGATGGTTTGGTCATTAATGTAAATGCAACCACAGAAGAAGGAACGATATTTAAAATACCCTTAAATGAATCCGAATCGATCGGAGATAACTCATATATTCATTTCTTGAGCCCAGAAGAAAAACAAGCACGTTTGGCCGGGAAAGAAATTATATTAGAAGAGATAAAAGGTTTAGAACTTAATTTTGATCTTGATGTTAATAATAATGCTTTAGTAGAAGTTGTTGTCGATAAAAAAACAGGAAGCTCCCTTAAAGGAAGAGGAGCTGGAACCTTACTTATAGAAATTAATACAAATGGAAAGTTTAATATGTGGGGGGATTTTGTGGCTTATGAAGGAAGTTATAATTTTAGATATGGAGCTTTAGTTGGTAAAGATTTTACGGTAAGATCTGGAGGTAGTATAAACTGGGATGGTAGCCCAACACGAGCTAAACTTAATCTTAGTGCAGTATATAAAACCGAAGCGAATCCAGCAGTATTATTAGAAAATGCAACCATCAATCGTAAAATACCAGTAGAGGTAGTAGTAGATCTTAATGGAGAATTAATACAACCTGATCTTAATTTTAATATAGAATTGCCTAATTTAAGTTCCGTTGCAAAAAGTGAGTTAGAATATCAATTAGAAGATCAAGCGACAAAAGAATTACAAGCACTGTCCTTAGTAACACAAGGACAATTTTATAGTGGAAACTTAGATCCAACCTTTATTACAGGGAATTTGGTAGAACGTGCAGCTGGACTAGTAAATGGTATCTTTTCTGGAGATGATGATAAATTTACAGTGGGTGTAAATTATGTTCAAGGAAATAGAAATGTCGATCAAGAGGCTGCTGATCAATTCGGAGTTACAGTTTCTACTCAGATTAATAATAGAATATTAATCAATGGAAGAGTAGGGGTTCCAATTGGTGGTGTAAGTGAATCAGTAGTAACGGGTGATGTAGAAGTAGAATACCTTTTTAATGAAGATGGAACTTTAAAAGGAAAGATATTCAATCGACAAAATGAAATTCAGTATATAGGAGAATCTCAAGGTTATAAACAAGGATTGGGACTTTCTTACTCAGTAGATTTTAATAATTTTGGAGAACTATGGGATAAGGTATTTAAGTCTAAAAAAGTAAAAGATTCTTTGTCTCAAAAAACAAAAGATACTATTGATATAGAGAAACCAGAATTTATTAATTTTACAGATAAGAACAATTAA